Below is a window of Robbsia betulipollinis DNA.
ACTGTCATGGACGATATCGAAACCCGCATCCGCGCCGGCTGCGCGAGCCGGGACCGGCGAGGATGAAGCGGCCGGCGCGTGGCGCGCGGCGATCAGCGCATCGGCGGCCGCGATCGCCTCGGGGTCCTTGTCGAAGGCCAGCAGCCGCCCCGGAAACGCCAGGCGGTTCAGAATCTCCCGGCTGTGCCCGCCCCGGCCAAACGTGCCGTCCACATACGTGCCGTCGGTACGCCATACCAGCGCGTCGACGGCATCGTCGAGCAACACCGTCCGGTGCTGGAAAATCATATCAGCCGCATTTGGCATGTATCGACGCCTTGCGGCTAAAAACTGAAATTCTTGAGAGCGTCGGGCATGCCTTGCGCCATCGCGGCCTGCTCCTTCGCAGCATAGGTTTGCGCGTCCCATATCTCGAAATGGCTGCCCATACCCAACAGCATGACTTCCTTCTCGAGATTCGCGGCAAGCCGCAATTCAGGCGAAATCAGCACGCGGTTCGTACCATCCATTTCGACATCGGACGCATTGCCGAGGAAGATCCGGCGCCACCAATGCGCGTCCATCGGCAACGCAGCAATCTTGGCGCGGAAAACTTCCCATTCCGGACGAGGGAACAGCAGCAGGCAGCCATCCGGGTGCTTTGTGATCGTGACGCGGCCCTCGGCCTGTCCCTGGAGCGCATCGCGATGCCGGGTAGGAACGGACATCCGCCCCTTCGCATCGAGTGTCAGCGCCGATGCTCCCTGGAACACGCCTTTCTCCTGTCGATCCCACGTGGACCACGCGAAACGGCCTCTGGGACGAGTCCGGATTAGGAAGTTTTTGCGCGGAAAATTGCACTTTTCTGCACCTTTTCCCACTTTAAGGTAAGCATCGAGTGTGGTCAAGCACACGCTCGCGTTTTGGCGCTATTTTTGCCCGACAGAACAATGACTTAGCTTTCCGGCACACTCTTTCGCCAAAAAAAATTCAGTAAAATTAATGTGATACGGAACTTATTGAATGTTTTGGATGAGCGCGCGAACGTGGACGGTAGTGCGAAAAGGCGAAAATTACGGGGCTGTTGAGCGTAGAAAAGGACGTATCGCCATCCGTTGCGCGCAAACGCCGGTGGACGCACCCGCCCCGGGCGAGGCGGTAAGAATGACATGAGGAACGATCGGCTTCATCGGCAAGATGTGGGATGGCACAGAGGCCGACACAGGGCGCGCACCGGACATGCGGCCTGCACCGCCCCCTCTCGCCGAATCGCGGCAACCGCCGGCACCCATGCGCCGCGCCGCCCCGTAGCCCGCGCGCATCAAAGATAATAGGCGGTCCGCGTCATCACCTTGGACATCGCCCGCATTGCTGCGGTCAACGGGAACGGCAGTTCGACACCGCCGGCTTCCATCGCGGAGCGGGCGTGCTTCATCTCATCGGTGCGCATCTGCTCGACCACGGCGCGCGACGCCGCATCGCCCACGGGCAGGCTTTCCAGATGACTGTCGAGATGATGCTCGACCTGTCGCTCCGTCTCGGCCATGAAACCGAGGCTGACCCGGTCGCCCATGCGCCCGGCGACGAAACCGATCGCCAGCGAGCCGGCGTACCACAGCGGATTGAGCAGACTAGGCCGCCCGCCCAGCGCCTCGATGCGACTGGCCGTCCAGGCAAGGTGATCCTCCTCTTCCTCCGCTGCCACCGCGAACGCCTGCTTCAGCTTCTCCGAGCGGGTGGCCAGTTTCTGTGCCTGGTACAGTGCCTGCGCGCACACCTCGCCGACATGGTTGACCCGCATCAATGCCGCCGCGTGCTGCCGCTCCTCCGGCGTCAGCGCCGCGTCTTCCAGTTCGAGATTGGCGCCGGGATAGGGACGCGCAGTCCGCGTCACGCCGGTCAATGAACGCAAGCCGCGGTCGAATTCGCCAATCAGTTTATCCAGCAACATCGCCTTCCCCTGTTTTGCGCTATTTTCAGCTATCCACCGATGGTACTGCGATGCCGACCGGTGCGCACCGTTTTGCGCCGCATTCACCCGCCGGCCGTCGGCGGAGGAATGGCGCCCTCCTCGCGTAGCGCCCGGCGCAGGATCTTGCCGACATTGGTTTTCGGCAGTGCCTCGCGGAATTCGATGGTCCGCGGCAACTTGTAGGCGGTCAGGCGCTCCCGGCAAAACGCGCGCAGGTCCGTCTCGGTCAGGCCGGGGTCGCGCCGCACGACGAAGATCTTGACGGCCTCACCGGATTTGTCGTCGTTGATGCCTACCGCCGCCACCTCGCCCACACCGGGGTGACTCGCCACCACGTCCTCGATTTCGTTCGGGTAGACATTGAAACCGGACACCAGAATCAGGTCCTTCTTGCGGTCCACCAGCTTCAGATTGCCGTGCGCGTCGAAGCGCCCGATGTCGCCGGAACGCAGAAAACCGTCGGCGGTCATCACCTTGTCGGTTTCGTCGGGCCGCTGCCAATACCCGGCCATCACCTGCGGTCCGCGAATGCAGACCTCGCCGGTCTCGCCGTTCGGCACTTCCCGGCCGGATTCGTCGCGGATCGAGACGTCCGTCGACGGCATGGGCAGGCCGACGCTGCCCGAGTACGCGGTCGCGGTCACCGGCGTGCAACTGACGATCGGCGACGTCTCGGACAGCCCATAGCCCTCCACCAGCACCCGGCCGGTCCGCTCCGCCCAGCGTCGCGCGACGGCTTCCTGCACCGCCATCCCGCCGCCCACGGCGACCAGCAACTGCGAGAAATCGAGACGACCGAAATCAGGGTGATCCATCAGCGCGTTGTAGAGCGTGTTGACCGCCGGGAAGCTGTGCACCGGATAGGCGGACAGCGTCTTGATCAATCCCCGGATATCCCGGGGATTCGGGATCAACACCGCCAGACCGCCGATGCGAATCGATAGAAAGCCGCAGACCGTCAGCGCGAAGATATGATAAAGCGGCAGTGCGGCCGCGGTGATCACCTGCGCACCGGCGCGCCGCGTCAATGCCGGCGCCAGCCAGGCTTCCGACTGGATCGTGTTCGCCAGCAGATTGCGATGCAACAGGATCGCGCCCTTCGCGACACCGGTCGTGCCGCCGGTGTATTGCAGCACCGCAATGTCGTCGAGCGCGGGCGCCGCCGGGCGGTACCCCGCCCGGGCGCCCGCCGCAAGGGCCGCGGACCAGCCCACGTGCCCGGGCAGGGTCCAGGCGGGCACCAGCCTGCGCACGTGCCGCACGACGAAATCGACGATCCGGCCGCGCCCGCCCAGCATGTCGCCCATCGACGTGACGACGACGTGCCGCACCGCCGTGCCGGCCAGCACCTTCTGCAGCGTCGCCGCGAAATTCTCCAGGATGACGATCGTTTCCGCGCCGCTGTCGATCAGTTGCTGCGACAACTCACGCGCGGTATACAACGGGTTGACGTTGACGACGATGCACCCCGCCCGCAGCGAGCCGATCAGCGCGACCGGGTATTGCAGGACGTTGGGCAACATCAGGGCGACGCGGCTATCCTTGCGCAGGCCGCGCGATTGCAGCCATCCGGCGAAATGCGCCGATTGCGCGTCAAGCGCGGCATAGCCGAGCGTTGCGCCCATGCAGGTGAACGCCGCGCGTTCCGGAAAACGCGCGAAGGTCTGCTCGCACATGTCGACCAGCGATTCGCAGCCGGACAGGTCGATGTCGGGCGGCACGCCCGGGGGATATTCGTTCAGCCAGGGCCTGCTCATGTCGTCTCCTCCGTCTTTTCGGTCGGACCGTGTGCGCCGAATGCCCGGTAGCGCGCTCGCCGGCACGCTGGAGACGCCCGACTACGGCCTCTGACA
It encodes the following:
- a CDS encoding long-chain-fatty-acid--CoA ligase; this encodes MSRPWLNEYPPGVPPDIDLSGCESLVDMCEQTFARFPERAAFTCMGATLGYAALDAQSAHFAGWLQSRGLRKDSRVALMLPNVLQYPVALIGSLRAGCIVVNVNPLYTARELSQQLIDSGAETIVILENFAATLQKVLAGTAVRHVVVTSMGDMLGGRGRIVDFVVRHVRRLVPAWTLPGHVGWSAALAAGARAGYRPAAPALDDIAVLQYTGGTTGVAKGAILLHRNLLANTIQSEAWLAPALTRRAGAQVITAAALPLYHIFALTVCGFLSIRIGGLAVLIPNPRDIRGLIKTLSAYPVHSFPAVNTLYNALMDHPDFGRLDFSQLLVAVGGGMAVQEAVARRWAERTGRVLVEGYGLSETSPIVSCTPVTATAYSGSVGLPMPSTDVSIRDESGREVPNGETGEVCIRGPQVMAGYWQRPDETDKVMTADGFLRSGDIGRFDAHGNLKLVDRKKDLILVSGFNVYPNEIEDVVASHPGVGEVAAVGINDDKSGEAVKIFVVRRDPGLTETDLRAFCRERLTAYKLPRTIEFREALPKTNVGKILRRALREEGAIPPPTAGG
- the mraZ gene encoding division/cell wall cluster transcriptional repressor MraZ, producing MFQGASALTLDAKGRMSVPTRHRDALQGQAEGRVTITKHPDGCLLLFPRPEWEVFRAKIAALPMDAHWWRRIFLGNASDVEMDGTNRVLISPELRLAANLEKEVMLLGMGSHFEIWDAQTYAAKEQAAMAQGMPDALKNFSF
- the coq7 gene encoding 2-polyprenyl-3-methyl-6-methoxy-1,4-benzoquinone monooxygenase; this encodes MLLDKLIGEFDRGLRSLTGVTRTARPYPGANLELEDAALTPEERQHAAALMRVNHVGEVCAQALYQAQKLATRSEKLKQAFAVAAEEEEDHLAWTASRIEALGGRPSLLNPLWYAGSLAIGFVAGRMGDRVSLGFMAETERQVEHHLDSHLESLPVGDAASRAVVEQMRTDEMKHARSAMEAGGVELPFPLTAAMRAMSKVMTRTAYYL